One bacterium DNA segment encodes these proteins:
- a CDS encoding flavodoxin-dependent (E)-4-hydroxy-3-methylbut-2-enyl-diphosphate synthase has protein sequence MTQVTRRKSIPVNVGGVVIGGAAPIAVQTMTKTDTRDVKATLRQIHELKEAGCEIVRPAVPDHEAAEALRAIVKGSPLPVIADIHYDHTLALMAIEAGVHCLRLNPGNIPDRDKVVKVVAAAKERQIPFRIGVNAGSLPEEVHKSMREQHQIDRDDRERTADRMVEVALGHCQILEDLDYGPGFIKVSLKATDVWTNVMANRKFAAARPYPIHLGVTESGPVEAGSIRSAVGLGILLSEGIGDTIRVSLATSDPREEVRVAHEVLKTLAFRNESATLVACPTCGRLEYDMVPTVKAVEAHIARLKVPITVAVMGCVVNGPAEARHADIGVTGGRGKGVIFKHGKLYKTVPQEELLPVLLAEIDAIAAGQTPAPAPLPR, from the coding sequence GTGACGCAGGTCACCCGCCGCAAGTCCATCCCGGTCAACGTGGGTGGCGTGGTCATCGGTGGGGCCGCGCCGATCGCGGTCCAGACCATGACCAAGACCGACACGCGCGACGTCAAGGCGACACTGCGCCAGATCCACGAGCTGAAGGAGGCCGGCTGCGAGATCGTCCGGCCCGCGGTGCCCGACCACGAGGCCGCGGAGGCGCTGAGGGCGATCGTCAAGGGATCGCCGCTGCCGGTCATCGCCGACATCCATTACGACCACACGCTGGCGCTGATGGCGATCGAAGCCGGGGTGCACTGCCTCCGCCTGAACCCGGGCAACATCCCCGACCGCGACAAGGTCGTCAAGGTCGTCGCCGCGGCCAAGGAACGCCAGATCCCGTTCCGCATCGGGGTCAACGCCGGGTCGCTGCCGGAAGAGGTGCACAAGAGCATGCGAGAGCAGCACCAGATCGACCGCGACGACCGGGAGCGGACCGCCGACCGCATGGTCGAGGTGGCGTTGGGCCACTGCCAGATCCTCGAGGACCTGGACTACGGGCCGGGTTTCATCAAGGTCTCGCTCAAGGCGACCGACGTCTGGACCAACGTGATGGCGAACCGCAAGTTCGCCGCCGCGCGCCCGTACCCCATCCACCTGGGCGTCACGGAGTCCGGCCCGGTCGAGGCCGGCAGCATCCGGAGCGCGGTCGGGCTCGGCATCCTCCTCAGCGAAGGCATCGGCGACACGATCCGCGTCTCGCTCGCCACCTCGGATCCGCGCGAGGAGGTGCGCGTCGCCCACGAGGTGCTCAAGACACTGGCGTTCCGCAACGAGAGCGCGACGCTGGTCGCCTGCCCGACCTGCGGACGTCTCGAATACGACATGGTGCCGACCGTCAAGGCGGTCGAGGCTCACATCGCCCGGCTCAAGGTCCCGATCACGGTCGCGGTCATGGGCTGCGTGGTCAACGGCCCGGCGGAGGCCCGCCACGCCGACATCGGCGTCACGGGCGGCCGTGGCAAGGGCGTGATTTTCAAGCACGGTAAGCTTTACAAGACCGTGCCCCAGGAGGAGCTGCTGCCCGTGCTGCTGGCCGAGATCGACGCGATCGCGGCGGGGCAGACACCCGCCCCGGCCCCGCTCCCGCGCTAG
- a CDS encoding RIP metalloprotease, translating to MSDWLTPLLYVIGVGGMFLLLIAPHEAGHFLFAKLFKVRVIEFSIGAGMRLWSFTRGGTLYALRALPILGYVRMGGMEAGDFADPGGFHSKSPVQRIVILAGGPAANFLVAMVLIAGFGLTQLNSDPGKVFSVVPGSPAAGAGFQPGDSIRSVNGKPLGAPGLILQEEAAAPGAALLVGGVHAGGQPFTYVVVPRCDLQGHCQVGVGIARRLATVQTAITDGITFPFVATGGIVQGLWSLITGQVPGGLLGPQGLTGPIGIADTAAQAVSQGPPTYIFLVALLSVALGFTNLLPLLALDGGRIVVVVIEWLRRRPFDRTSELNFQRWGLVALLGMAAVISFLDIQRIATGQFPGVR from the coding sequence ATGAGCGATTGGCTCACCCCGCTCCTGTATGTGATCGGAGTCGGAGGCATGTTCCTGCTCCTGATCGCGCCTCACGAAGCCGGCCATTTCCTGTTCGCCAAGCTCTTCAAGGTCCGGGTGATCGAGTTCTCGATCGGCGCCGGCATGAGGCTGTGGTCGTTCACGAGAGGCGGGACGCTGTACGCCCTGCGGGCGCTGCCCATCCTCGGCTACGTCCGGATGGGCGGCATGGAGGCCGGAGACTTCGCCGATCCCGGCGGCTTCCATTCCAAATCCCCCGTCCAGAGGATCGTCATCCTGGCGGGCGGCCCCGCGGCCAATTTCCTGGTGGCGATGGTGCTCATCGCCGGGTTCGGGCTGACGCAGTTGAACAGCGATCCCGGCAAGGTCTTCAGCGTGGTACCCGGCTCGCCCGCGGCCGGGGCCGGATTCCAGCCCGGCGACAGCATCCGGTCGGTCAACGGCAAGCCTCTCGGCGCGCCCGGCCTGATCCTCCAGGAGGAGGCCGCCGCGCCGGGAGCCGCTCTCCTCGTCGGCGGGGTGCACGCCGGCGGGCAGCCGTTCACCTACGTCGTCGTCCCGCGATGCGATCTCCAGGGCCACTGCCAGGTCGGCGTCGGTATCGCCCGGCGCTTGGCCACGGTGCAAACCGCGATCACCGACGGGATCACCTTCCCGTTCGTGGCGACTGGAGGCATCGTCCAGGGCCTGTGGTCGCTGATCACCGGCCAGGTGCCGGGAGGCCTGCTGGGGCCGCAGGGGCTCACGGGCCCGATCGGCATCGCCGACACCGCGGCTCAGGCGGTGAGCCAGGGCCCTCCGACCTACATCTTCCTGGTCGCGCTCCTGTCGGTGGCGCTCGGCTTCACCAACCTCTTGCCGCTGCTCGCGCTCGACGGCGGGCGGATCGTGGTCGTCGTCATCGAGTGGCTGCGCCGCCGGCCGTTCGACCGCACCAGCGAGCTGAACTTCCAGCGGTGGGGACTGGTGGCGCTGCTCGGCATGGCGGCCGTGATCAGCTTCCTCGACATCCAGCGCATCGCCACGGGTCAATTTCCGGGGGTCCGCTGA
- a CDS encoding 1-deoxy-D-xylulose-5-phosphate reductoisomerase, which yields MTRPINVAVLGATGSIGRQTLDVIDRNPARLRLFGLTEGRRSTRRSAEHVVQGMAGEKDFDAQVEAMVTDPRCDLVVVAIPGARALAPTMAALQAGKEVALATKEVLVMAGALVMKAAGERGIRPVDSEHSAIWQCLWGERRESVKRLIVTASGGPFWAHPDLDLDQVTVEQALNHPRWSMGPKVTVDSATLMNKGLEVIEAHHLFGISLDQVTVCIHPQSVVHSMVEFVDGSVKAQLGRPDMRLPIAVALGYPERLPDAVPPIGLEELSGLEFHAFDETRFPSVRLARQAAAAGGGHPAVLNAANEEAVNAFLARDIPFSRIVGTVERALAGFPGGGDTMQDILEADRWAREYVKVKSGRLEP from the coding sequence ATGACCCGACCGATCAACGTCGCCGTTCTCGGCGCCACGGGCTCGATCGGCCGGCAAACCCTGGACGTCATCGACCGGAATCCCGCTCGCCTACGGCTCTTCGGCCTCACGGAAGGCAGGCGCTCGACCAGGCGCAGCGCGGAGCACGTGGTGCAGGGAATGGCCGGGGAGAAGGACTTTGACGCCCAGGTGGAGGCGATGGTGACCGATCCACGGTGCGACCTGGTCGTGGTCGCCATCCCCGGCGCGCGCGCCCTGGCGCCGACCATGGCCGCGCTGCAAGCCGGCAAGGAGGTGGCGCTGGCGACCAAGGAGGTCCTGGTGATGGCCGGGGCCCTGGTCATGAAGGCGGCCGGCGAGCGGGGCATCCGCCCGGTCGATTCCGAGCACAGCGCGATCTGGCAGTGCCTTTGGGGCGAGCGTCGCGAGAGCGTGAAGCGCCTCATCGTCACCGCCAGCGGCGGCCCGTTCTGGGCTCACCCGGACCTCGATCTCGACCAGGTCACGGTCGAGCAGGCGCTCAACCACCCCCGCTGGTCGATGGGCCCGAAGGTCACGGTCGACTCGGCCACGCTGATGAACAAAGGGCTCGAGGTGATCGAAGCGCATCACCTGTTCGGTATCTCGCTCGATCAGGTCACGGTCTGCATCCATCCGCAGAGCGTCGTCCACTCCATGGTGGAGTTCGTGGACGGGTCGGTGAAGGCGCAGCTCGGGCGCCCGGACATGCGCCTGCCGATCGCCGTCGCCCTCGGCTACCCGGAGCGCCTCCCGGACGCCGTGCCGCCCATCGGCCTCGAAGAGCTGAGCGGGCTCGAGTTCCACGCCTTCGACGAGACCCGGTTCCCAAGCGTGCGGCTGGCCCGCCAGGCCGCGGCGGCGGGTGGGGGACACCCGGCGGTCTTGAACGCCGCCAACGAGGAGGCCGTGAACGCGTTCCTGGCCCGCGACATCCCTTTCAGCCGCATCGTGGGCACGGTCGAGCGGGCGCTGGCCGGGTTTCCCGGCGGCGGGGACACGATGCAAGACATCCTCGAGGCGGATCGTTGGGCGAGGGAGTACGTGAAGGTCAAGTCCGGTAGGCTGGAGCCATGA